The Methanosphaera sp. WGK6 genome contains a region encoding:
- a CDS encoding SWIM zinc finger domain-containing protein translates to MNWKKYFDETRLERGYEYYKKGYVYDIVINNNLVTSKVEGSYYNTYDVSITYNDDEIESMYCTCPYAYSSDNCKHMVATLHKMEEIRKSKKKIISPGNKNNQFYNTLYDLNENDLKNYIYNKYNHDTNFISDFLNEFQKESDSNIAYWEAVSTLNNLFNVDMKELYNYSEYYEETPFHQLLESFIEKDIRLLYKQEKYVEVQDLLYTIYEEIATKEDIDLYIIIDDILAACDSYLSMIIEVQDKIEQDETFNYITNNIKYEYNQYTTPHLARIGITYYTTKDYQKQLEKVLDELIEETSNISEEILLLKYELMKKMKYPIKNQENYLLKYKMCPQILEILVDKQIKDKQYQKAIDLLEEKQETHETLEDTEKLMQLYLKTDDTTQYKKQLKKLLYKNIPEMKYIQQLKNVCTLEEWIIELEQLITNYTKTHHYEFLNEIYISEERYEDLYQNIITNCPIDSIDTYRKFYEKEHGQDIIKIYEKLVREEAKTAKHKGAYLIITKYLKNMLKYPEGAKTVKPLIKTLKNKNKRKRVLIKELNEIEETL, encoded by the coding sequence ATGAATTGGAAAAAATATTTTGATGAAACAAGACTAGAACGTGGCTATGAATATTACAAGAAGGGGTATGTATATGATATTGTTATTAATAATAATTTAGTAACAAGTAAAGTAGAAGGATCCTATTATAATACCTATGATGTAAGTATAACATACAATGATGATGAAATTGAGTCAATGTATTGTACATGTCCTTATGCATACAGTAGTGATAATTGTAAACACATGGTAGCAACACTCCATAAAATGGAGGAAATAAGGAAATCCAAGAAAAAAATAATTAGTCCGGGAAATAAAAATAACCAATTCTATAATACACTATATGATCTTAATGAAAATGATTTGAAAAATTATATTTATAATAAATATAATCATGATACTAATTTCATATCTGATTTTTTAAATGAATTTCAAAAAGAATCCGACTCTAATATAGCATACTGGGAAGCAGTGTCAACATTAAATAACCTTTTTAACGTAGATATGAAAGAATTATATAATTATAGTGAGTATTATGAGGAAACACCATTTCATCAGTTGCTTGAATCATTTATTGAAAAGGATATAAGATTACTTTATAAACAAGAGAAGTATGTGGAAGTACAAGACTTATTATATACAATATATGAAGAAATTGCAACAAAAGAAGATATTGATTTATATATAATTATAGATGATATTTTAGCAGCCTGTGATAGTTATTTATCAATGATAATTGAAGTACAGGATAAGATAGAGCAGGATGAAACATTTAATTATATTACAAATAATATAAAATATGAATATAATCAATACACAACACCACACTTAGCACGAATTGGTATAACATATTATACTACTAAAGATTACCAAAAACAACTTGAAAAAGTATTAGATGAACTAATTGAAGAAACAAGTAATATATCCGAAGAAATACTACTCTTAAAGTATGAACTTATGAAGAAAATGAAATACCCTATAAAAAATCAGGAAAACTACCTACTAAAATACAAAATGTGTCCACAAATACTAGAAATATTAGTTGATAAACAAATTAAAGATAAACAATACCAAAAAGCAATAGACCTACTTGAAGAAAAACAAGAAACTCATGAAACACTAGAAGACACAGAAAAACTAATGCAATTATACCTCAAAACAGACGACACAACACAATACAAAAAACAACTAAAAAAACTATTATACAAAAACATACCTGAAATGAAATATATCCAACAACTAAAAAATGTATGTACACTAGAAGAATGGATTATAGAACTTGAACAATTAATAACAAATTACACTAAAACACACCACTATGAATTCCTAAATGAAATATACATAAGTGAAGAAAGATATGAAGACCTATACCAAAATATAATAACAAATTGCCCCATAGATTCCATAGACACATACAGGAAATTCTATGAAAAAGAACATGGACAGGATATAATAAAAATATATGAAAAACTAGTACGTGAAGAAGCAAAAACAGCAAAACATAAAGGAGCCTACTTAATTATAACAAAATACCTTAAAAACATGCTAAAATACCCTGAAGGAGCAAAAACTGTAAAACCATTAATTAAAACTTTAAAAAATAAAAATAAAAGAAAAAGAGTACTTATAAAAGAATTAAATGAAATAGAAGAAACTTTATAA
- a CDS encoding 4Fe-4S dicluster domain-containing protein, producing the protein MTVIINEDNCNGVSNCGACLESCVLGMLNVVEDKPKAKILGCVDCGLCINACPSGAIEKKKSVI; encoded by the coding sequence ATGACTGTTATTATTAATGAAGATAACTGTAATGGAGTAAGTAATTGTGGAGCTTGTCTTGAATCCTGTGTTCTAGGCATGTTAAATGTAGTTGAAGATAAACCTAAAGCTAAAATACTTGGCTGTGTAGATTGTGGATTATGTATAAATGCTTGTCCAAGCGGTGCTATTGAAAAAAAGAAAAGTGTAATATAG
- a CDS encoding NAD(P)H-dependent oxidoreductase: MKVHIIYTHPSKKSLTHKIKESYIKGLEQSNIKYTISDLYEDNFNPDMTEEEYLRESNYTLEPIKDKTILKEQEQINNADILTFIFPLFWMDAPAKLVGWFTRVFTHGFRYHIEENKETMKTINKVNFLIITGSNYEDLKADGKIDALETIFKTDRINNKAKKTEFTYFSSASHDKLDKTRENKYIKQAYELGIKTSIKN, encoded by the coding sequence ATGAAAGTTCACATAATATACACACATCCAAGTAAAAAAAGTCTAACACATAAAATAAAAGAATCCTATATAAAAGGACTAGAACAATCAAATATAAAATACACAATATCTGATTTATATGAAGACAATTTCAATCCAGATATGACTGAAGAAGAATATTTAAGAGAATCAAACTACACACTAGAACCAATAAAAGATAAAACAATACTCAAAGAACAAGAACAAATAAACAATGCAGACATACTCACATTCATATTTCCACTATTCTGGATGGATGCACCAGCAAAACTAGTAGGCTGGTTTACAAGAGTATTCACACATGGATTCAGATACCACATAGAAGAAAACAAGGAAACAATGAAAACAATAAACAAAGTAAACTTTCTAATAATAACTGGTAGTAACTATGAAGATTTAAAAGCAGATGGAAAAATAGATGCACTAGAGACAATATTCAAAACAGATAGAATAAATAATAAAGCTAAAAAAACAGAATTCACTTACTTCTCAAGTGCAAGTCATGATAAACTAGATAAAACAAGAGAAAATAAGTATATAAAACAAGCATATGAATTAGGTATTAAAACATCAATAAAAAACTAA
- a CDS encoding MarR family winged helix-turn-helix transcriptional regulator: MNCHFDKYTSVTFLFLMLFKSQLNYFNNQLKDKEIAMKDIPILMELNGRGFVHQKDIAKDLKMDNGLLTRNLRTLEDKQLIERVEDDKNRRQNKIRLTHDGTNLIRKINEGILQRENEILKNSNSSREEIYPFLITLLEKSIEFMKIIQMMKYNGGYI, encoded by the coding sequence TTGAACTGTCACTTTGATAAATATACATCAGTCACATTTCTATTTTTAATGTTATTTAAATCACAATTGAATTATTTCAACAATCAACTAAAAGATAAAGAAATAGCTATGAAAGACATTCCAATACTAATGGAATTAAATGGACGAGGATTCGTACATCAAAAAGACATAGCAAAAGACTTAAAAATGGATAATGGACTGTTAACAAGAAATTTAAGAACACTTGAAGATAAACAACTTATCGAAAGAGTCGAAGATGATAAAAACAGAAGACAAAATAAGATAAGATTAACACACGATGGAACAAATTTAATTAGAAAAATTAATGAAGGAATACTACAAAGAGAAAATGAAATATTAAAAAATAGTAATAGTTCCCGTGAAGAAATATATCCATTCTTAATAACACTTCTGGAAAAATCAATAGAATTTATGAAAATAATACAGATGATGAAGTATAATGGAGGTTATATATGA
- a CDS encoding ketopantoate reductase family protein: MNILIIGTGAIGIALGASMISQKANVSFYAREKTAQAIKTEGIQRIGIFNHLKYDSNKFTVYTNYEEIPSNIFDYILITSKTTANNDISRALHENKRILGKNTKIIIFQNGFGNDEPYIQYFDKTRVYCARVITGFTRPQRHISEITVHTQPILIGSLQNQDTQDIEVISEMINKSGIPSKTTKDIDKYLWAKMLYNCTLNPLGAILDVNYGKLTENNYSINIMNKLIDEIFNVITASGYSTLWKTSDDYKKEFYSKLVPDTYNHKPSTLQDIKKKQKTEIDTLNGKIIQLAKQNNVEVPVNEIIYDMIKTIESNFEESE, from the coding sequence ATGAACATATTAATAATTGGTACTGGAGCCATAGGAATAGCACTAGGTGCATCAATGATATCACAAAAAGCAAATGTATCATTCTATGCAAGAGAAAAAACAGCACAAGCAATAAAAACAGAAGGAATACAAAGAATAGGAATATTCAATCATCTTAAATATGATAGTAATAAATTCACAGTATATACAAACTATGAGGAAATACCAAGTAATATATTTGATTACATACTAATAACAAGCAAAACAACAGCAAACAATGATATAAGCAGAGCATTACATGAAAATAAAAGAATACTTGGAAAAAATACTAAAATCATTATCTTCCAAAATGGATTTGGAAATGATGAACCATACATACAATACTTTGACAAAACAAGAGTATACTGTGCAAGAGTAATAACAGGATTTACAAGACCTCAAAGACATATAAGTGAAATAACAGTACATACTCAACCAATACTGATAGGATCACTACAAAATCAAGACACACAAGATATAGAAGTAATATCTGAAATGATTAATAAATCAGGAATACCATCCAAGACAACAAAAGATATAGATAAATATCTATGGGCAAAAATGTTATACAATTGTACATTAAATCCACTAGGAGCTATACTTGACGTAAATTATGGAAAACTAACAGAAAATAATTACTCCATAAATATAATGAATAAACTAATTGATGAAATATTTAATGTAATAACTGCCTCAGGTTACTCCACACTATGGAAAACAAGTGATGATTATAAAAAAGAATTCTATTCAAAACTAGTACCAGACACATATAATCATAAACCATCAACACTACAAGATATTAAAAAGAAACAAAAAACAGAAATAGACACATTAAATGGGAAAATAATACAACTAGCAAAACAAAATAATGTAGAAGTACCAGTAAATGAGATAATATATGACATGATAAAAACAATAGAATCAAACTTTGAGGAAAGTGAATAA
- a CDS encoding DUF2112 family protein: protein MKIAVFPDCAMIIEHIVNKRGHEVLSATNISEDDLREKDPYDDSDFDRNAPPFNMEGYSVMTGNKYTSSEVPSGVRGRLCLYDNILSNAEATIILGRKTRKAEQMYNTLNNLILFGGGTGCYNTYKIIIKYLRKMHIPSLYLDYPNNRDELIDMIGSINNFLDALDNNEYGQYMNSTDNINCDNKPNSSKISVDVFRDIVDNL, encoded by the coding sequence ATGAAGATTGCAGTATTTCCAGATTGTGCAATGATAATTGAGCATATTGTTAATAAACGAGGACATGAAGTTTTATCAGCTACTAATATTTCAGAGGATGATTTACGTGAAAAAGATCCATATGATGATAGTGATTTTGATAGAAATGCACCACCATTTAATATGGAAGGATATAGTGTTATGACTGGAAATAAGTACACCTCTAGTGAAGTTCCATCAGGTGTACGTGGCAGATTATGTTTATATGATAATATTTTAAGTAATGCTGAGGCTACAATTATTCTTGGTAGAAAAACTAGAAAAGCAGAGCAGATGTATAATACCTTGAATAATTTAATATTATTTGGTGGAGGTACTGGTTGTTATAATACTTATAAGATTATTATTAAATATCTAAGAAAAATGCATATTCCATCACTTTACTTGGATTATCCTAATAATAGGGATGAATTAATTGATATGATAGGTAGTATTAATAATTTTCTTGATGCTTTGGATAATAATGAGTATGGCCAGTATATGAATTCTACTGATAATATTAACTGTGATAATAAGCCCAATAGTAGTAAAATAAGTGTTGATGTATTTAGGGATATTGTGGATAATTTATAG
- a CDS encoding N-6 DNA methylase, which produces MTNTKKYNHLLDQINKIQKSTGIKTEITYYITLELLFYNTITKPENTYHVQPDETIYDETQDKFYLNTLNNNFNKIRKSKQVFNNIYLIENYNIYNKSRLESLNTLYKEIYKITKPLNSKESEILYKTILNNTQHKPKLRKIQENIQVFKKIEEKLIENHLQKEQPKILEYNMTTNSLTIDYLQKNNIKLDAYVNDIIEYSLILMLITIKNIDEEQYNIIPRNNLFTDTQNTKYDIILNIPEIKHDNWIQDIKQDTTDNREDLLNITSYKTIHQYLKEEGILLYITKENYLYTNNYEEIRRDLTENHHITSIISTSKQINKLFGKQEYILLIKDKNREDKIYFININYQPTDKDIDYLMEIYNKPEEITDMAHLTTIDEIRENNYNLNFTRYINLYHKNNIELNNIINNINELEKENLEKNKEIKNSCAKLGIYLY; this is translated from the coding sequence ATGACTAATACAAAAAAATACAACCACCTACTAGACCAAATAAACAAAATACAAAAAAGTACAGGAATAAAAACAGAAATCACATACTACATTACACTAGAACTACTCTTCTACAATACAATAACAAAACCTGAAAACACATACCATGTACAACCTGATGAAACAATCTATGATGAAACACAAGATAAATTCTACCTAAATACACTAAACAACAACTTCAACAAAATAAGAAAATCAAAACAAGTATTCAACAACATATACCTCATAGAAAACTACAACATATACAATAAAAGTAGACTAGAATCACTAAACACACTATACAAGGAAATATACAAGATAACAAAACCATTAAACTCAAAAGAATCAGAAATACTCTATAAGACAATACTAAATAATACACAACACAAACCAAAACTTAGAAAAATACAAGAAAACATACAAGTATTCAAAAAAATAGAAGAAAAACTCATAGAAAACCACTTACAAAAAGAACAACCTAAAATTCTTGAATACAACATGACAACAAATTCACTTACCATAGATTACCTACAAAAAAATAATATTAAATTAGATGCCTATGTTAATGACATAATTGAATATAGCTTAATTTTAATGCTAATTACAATTAAGAACATAGATGAAGAACAATACAATATTATACCTAGAAATAATCTATTTACTGATACACAAAACACTAAATATGATATAATATTAAATATTCCAGAAATCAAACATGACAACTGGATACAAGATATAAAACAAGATACAACAGATAATAGAGAAGATCTACTTAACATTACATCTTATAAAACAATTCACCAATACCTAAAAGAAGAAGGTATTCTCTTATACATTACAAAAGAAAATTATTTATATACTAATAACTATGAAGAAATAAGAAGAGATTTAACAGAAAACCACCACATTACAAGCATTATTTCAACATCAAAACAGATAAATAAACTCTTTGGAAAACAAGAATACATATTACTAATTAAAGACAAAAACCGTGAAGATAAAATATATTTCATCAATATTAACTACCAACCAACAGATAAAGATATTGATTATCTCATGGAAATATATAATAAACCAGAAGAAATAACAGACATGGCTCACTTAACAACAATAGATGAAATTAGAGAAAATAATTATAATTTAAACTTCACAAGATACATTAACCTATATCATAAGAACAACATCGAACTAAACAATATCATAAACAATATCAATGAATTAGAAAAAGAGAACCTGGAAAAAAATAAAGAAATTAAGAATTCCTGTGCAAAACTAGGAATTTATTTATATTAA
- a CDS encoding MATE family efflux transporter has product MSQNEKGKNSNIDLILGDYKTAIKKLAWPMMVSMFLIMAYNLADSIWVAGLGADALAAIGFITPLFMILVGLGNGIGAGANSLIARFIGSKDYEGSNNAALHSLLLTLIISILGSIIMYFILPTILELMGAGSSLNLALSYGNIVFMFMIVFIYSNVGTAILRSEGDVKRAMYSMAITAILNIILDPIFIYIIGWGIDGAAWATVLSGFVSCLVLLYWMHYKKDTYLDLSFKNFKYSTELVGNILNVAVPSTAENLIFSVLGMIENYLLVLVSGTIAVATYTAGFRLIQLAMIPLMGFGTALLTVVGASYGSKDYKRLQDSFVYTLKLGLLVTTVMVILFYIFAPQISMVFAYSSSASLAPLISNLLRIICLFIYGVCLGMCSAMMFQGVGKGITSFILTFIRAFLLEVLFSYLFGVVMGMGEIGIYWGVVVGSILGGLVSLTWATLFIRRLRGNFGQKSSSE; this is encoded by the coding sequence ATGAGCCAAAATGAAAAAGGAAAAAATAGTAATATAGATTTAATACTCGGTGACTACAAAACAGCTATAAAGAAATTAGCATGGCCAATGATGGTCAGTATGTTTTTAATCATGGCATACAACCTAGCTGACAGTATATGGGTAGCAGGACTAGGAGCAGATGCATTAGCAGCAATAGGATTTATAACACCATTATTTATGATACTTGTAGGTTTAGGTAATGGAATTGGAGCTGGAGCAAACAGCCTTATTGCAAGATTCATCGGATCAAAAGATTATGAAGGTTCAAACAATGCAGCACTACATAGTCTACTGTTAACATTAATAATAAGTATACTTGGTTCTATTATAATGTATTTTATACTTCCAACAATTCTTGAATTAATGGGTGCTGGAAGTTCATTAAATCTCGCATTATCCTATGGAAACATTGTATTCATGTTCATGATAGTATTCATATACAGTAATGTAGGAACTGCAATTCTACGTTCTGAAGGTGACGTTAAAAGAGCAATGTACTCTATGGCAATAACTGCAATACTTAACATAATTCTTGATCCAATATTCATATACATAATTGGATGGGGAATAGATGGAGCAGCATGGGCAACAGTACTCTCTGGATTTGTTAGCTGTCTTGTACTATTATATTGGATGCATTACAAAAAAGATACATACCTTGATTTATCATTTAAAAACTTCAAATACAGTACGGAATTAGTAGGTAATATATTAAATGTAGCAGTACCATCAACTGCAGAAAACCTAATATTCAGTGTACTTGGTATGATTGAAAACTACTTATTAGTATTAGTATCAGGAACAATAGCAGTAGCAACATATACAGCAGGTTTCAGATTAATTCAACTTGCAATGATTCCACTCATGGGATTCGGTACAGCACTACTTACAGTAGTAGGCGCATCATATGGTTCTAAGGATTACAAACGTTTACAAGATTCCTTTGTTTACACACTTAAACTTGGATTACTTGTAACTACAGTAATGGTAATACTATTCTATATATTTGCACCACAAATTAGTATGGTATTTGCATATAGTTCAAGTGCATCTCTAGCACCATTAATTTCAAATCTATTACGTATAATATGTTTATTCATATATGGTGTATGTCTTGGTATGTGTTCTGCTATGATGTTCCAAGGTGTTGGAAAAGGAATTACATCATTCATATTAACATTTATCAGAGCATTCTTACTTGAAGTTCTATTCTCATACTTATTTGGTGTAGTAATGGGAATGGGAGAAATTGGTATTTACTGGGGTGTAGTTGTAGGTTCAATACTTGGTGGATTAGTAAGTTTAACCTGGGCAACCTTATTTATCAGACGTCTTAGAGGAAACTTTGGACAAAAAAGTAGTAGTGAATAA
- a CDS encoding adhesin: protein MKHKSGIILLIIILLTIPSVSSTTVFLTSDNVGDSNNDLSMLNSIKDYIEEISNGEIEVIIDSMAPSPGEGTRAIESNADVSVNLAAVDAANLNLLVNKTYSSQKQVIFVNMGNLDLTSNTFVRRAWDDNYSSMNFAGIHDPGKFLNDAQITYIQPLQEYSDAGSDGVLTRSTDEINQYIAREIVNSINNYDSSNKTYDVSLIETHTLSPSVMAKASSEVMDSDLSMNDTYNSYTAPQVLYMAASYLNGTGLEEPASYNPPSNPDKHSTFAKSSYTYYDYIAIGTKVKEFMDVNGKAPDYIEYDGARIGYYDLVYNFAKITENHTSSSDMDFAREYNFVKVNGDSLITKLTPFIGIGALLVVAYFIIRWRARRRYYRKRRR, encoded by the coding sequence ATGAAACATAAGTCGGGAATAATTTTATTAATAATTATCTTATTAACAATTCCCAGTGTAAGTTCAACTACTGTCTTTCTAACATCAGATAATGTAGGTGATAGTAATAATGATTTATCCATGTTAAATTCTATAAAAGACTATATTGAAGAGATAAGTAATGGTGAAATAGAAGTAATTATAGATAGTATGGCACCAAGTCCTGGTGAGGGAACAAGAGCTATTGAAAGTAATGCTGATGTGAGTGTGAATCTTGCAGCAGTAGATGCAGCTAATCTAAACTTACTTGTTAATAAAACATATAGTTCACAAAAACAGGTAATTTTCGTAAATATGGGAAATCTTGACTTAACTAGTAATACTTTTGTAAGAAGAGCATGGGATGATAATTATTCTAGTATGAACTTTGCAGGAATACATGACCCTGGTAAATTTCTTAATGATGCTCAGATAACATATATTCAACCATTACAAGAATATTCTGATGCAGGAAGTGATGGTGTTCTTACAAGATCTACTGATGAAATAAATCAGTATATAGCCAGAGAAATTGTGAATTCAATTAATAACTATGATAGTTCAAATAAAACATATGATGTAAGTCTCATAGAAACACATACTCTATCACCATCAGTAATGGCAAAGGCAAGTTCTGAAGTAATGGATAGTGATTTATCCATGAATGATACATATAACTCATATACTGCACCACAGGTATTGTATATGGCTGCTTCATATCTTAATGGTACAGGACTAGAAGAACCAGCAAGTTATAATCCACCAAGTAATCCTGATAAACATTCAACATTTGCTAAAAGTTCTTATACTTATTATGATTATATTGCAATTGGAACAAAGGTAAAGGAATTCATGGATGTGAATGGGAAAGCTCCTGACTACATTGAATATGATGGTGCACGTATAGGATATTATGATCTTGTTTATAATTTTGCTAAGATAACTGAAAATCATACAAGTAGTAGTGATATGGACTTTGCAAGGGAGTATAATTTTGTTAAAGTAAATGGTGATTCTCTTATTACTAAATTAACTCCATTTATTGGAATTGGTGCATTACTTGTTGTAGCATACTTTATTATTAGGTGGAGAGCTAGAAGAAGATATTATAGAAAGAGAAGAAGATAA
- a CDS encoding carbon-nitrogen hydrolase family protein encodes MKLALAQMSMSQSMDENYEKSLKLIRRAAKTNADLICFPEVQLTQFFPQYMKLDKKQYSIELNSEYITGMCDVCRENNIHASPNFYILDNGKYYDMSLLIDNHGQIIGKQNMVHIAQCKKFYEQDYYTPSEEGFNVFNTQFGKIGIVVCFDRHYPESIRTQALRGTELIIIPTANTTEEPEDLFEWEIKIQAFQNSVNIAMCNRVGVEDEMNFYGKSVVSDYNGKTIAIAGTGEELLFADVDLSASSMCRKSKYYTSLRRKEFYE; translated from the coding sequence GTGAAATTAGCATTAGCACAGATGAGTATGAGTCAATCAATGGATGAAAACTATGAAAAATCATTAAAACTAATAAGAAGAGCAGCTAAAACTAATGCTGATTTAATATGTTTCCCAGAAGTACAACTAACACAATTTTTTCCACAATACATGAAATTAGATAAAAAACAATATTCAATAGAATTAAACTCAGAATATATAACTGGAATGTGTGATGTATGTAGAGAAAATAATATTCATGCTAGTCCTAACTTCTATATCTTGGATAATGGTAAATACTATGATATGAGTCTACTTATAGATAATCATGGACAAATAATTGGAAAACAAAATATGGTTCATATAGCCCAATGTAAAAAGTTCTATGAACAAGACTATTACACACCATCAGAGGAAGGATTTAATGTATTTAACACACAATTTGGTAAGATAGGTATTGTTGTATGTTTTGATAGACATTATCCTGAAAGTATAAGAACTCAAGCTCTACGTGGTACAGAGCTTATAATCATACCAACAGCAAATACGACAGAAGAACCAGAAGATTTATTTGAATGGGAGATAAAAATACAAGCATTTCAAAATAGTGTAAATATTGCAATGTGTAATAGGGTTGGAGTTGAAGATGAAATGAATTTCTATGGTAAATCAGTAGTCTCTGATTATAATGGAAAAACAATAGCAATAGCTGGTACTGGTGAGGAGTTATTATTTGCTGATGTTGATTTGAGTGCTAGTAGTATGTGTAGGAAGTCTAAGTATTATACTAGTTTAAGAAGAAAAGAATTTTATGAATAG
- a CDS encoding PadR family transcriptional regulator: MDKEYKYTLINQSDMDYKKIMLYLYNTLIRQIILWNLSKEDIYGYKLMSKIDDFFKTSIELGLLRKTRPSKIYPILKELRERGMIESYNGIHENKRVLIYHLTPKGRKNLIIFRQGLSNIMNNENMHDFFKFTFGIEYDIIYEQ; this comes from the coding sequence ATGGATAAAGAATATAAGTATACCTTAATTAATCAATCAGATATGGATTATAAAAAAATAATGCTTTATTTGTATAATACACTTATACGACAAATCATTCTATGGAATCTTTCAAAAGAAGATATATATGGTTATAAATTAATGTCAAAGATAGATGATTTTTTCAAGACAAGTATTGAATTAGGATTACTACGTAAAACAAGACCTAGTAAAATATATCCCATATTAAAGGAGTTACGAGAAAGAGGTATGATTGAAAGTTATAATGGAATTCATGAAAATAAAAGAGTACTTATATATCACCTAACACCAAAGGGAAGAAAGAATCTTATTATTTTTAGACAAGGCCTATCTAATATCATGAATAATGAGAACATGCACGATTTCTTTAAATTTACTTTTGGCATAGAATATGATATTATTTATGAACAATAA